GCGGCAGCTCGTAGAGGTCCTTGTCGACCGGCGCCTGCGGCTCGATCTTGTTCTTGATGCCGTCCAGGCCGGCCATCAGCATGGCCGAGAACGCCAGGTACGGGTTGCCCGAGGAGTCGGGGCAACGGAACTCGAGCCGCTTGGCCTTCGGGTTGGTGCCGGTGATCGGGATCCGGACACAGGCCGAGCGGTTGCGTTGGCTGTAGACCAGGTTGATCGGGGCCTCGTAGCCGGGCACCAGACGCTTGTAGGAGTTCACCGTGGGGTTGGTGAACGCCAGCAGCGACGGCGCGTGGTGCAGCAGACCGCCGATGTAGTGCCGCGCGGTGTCCGACAGGCCGGCGTAACCGGTCTCGTCGTACATCAGCGGAGTGCCGTCCTTCCACAGCGACTGGTGGGTGTGCATGCCGGAGCCGTTGTCACCGAACAGCGGCTTGGGCATGAACGTCACGGTCTTGCCGTTCTGCCAGGCCGTGTTCTTGACGATGTACTTGTAAAGCATCATGTCGTCGGCCGCGTGCAGCAAGGTGTTGAACTTGTAGTTGATCTCGGCCTGGCCGCCGGTGCCCACCTCGTGGTGGCCCTTTTCCAGGCTGAAGCCGGCCGTGATCAGGTTGGTCAGCATCTTGTCGCGCAGGTCGACGTAGTGGTCGACGGGGGCGACGGGGAAGTAGCCACCCTTGGGGCGGACCTTGTAGCCGCGGTTGGGGCTGCCGTCGAGCTCGTTGGGCGCGCCGGTGTTCCACCACCCCGAGATCGCGTCGATCTCGTAGAACGAGCCGTTGGTGCGCGAATCGAAGGTCACCGAATCGAAGATGTAGAACTCGGCCTCGGCGCCGAAGTACGCGGTGTCGGCCACGCCGGTGCTGATCAGGTAGTTCTCGGCCTTACGCGCGATGTTGCGGGGGTCGCGCGAGTAGGGCTCGAGGGTGAAGGGGTCGTGCACGAAGAAGTTCAGATTCAGCGTCTTGGCTTCGCGGAAGAGGTCGATCTGCGCCGTCGCGGGGTCGGGCAGGAGCAACATGTCGGATTCATGAATGGACTGGAATCCGCGAATGGACGAGCCGTCGAAAGCCAAGCCGTCCTCAAAAACGCTCTCGTCGAAAAACGAAATCGGAATGGTGAAGTGCTGCATGATGCCGGGCAAATCACAGAACCGCACGTCGACAAACTCGACGTTCTCGTCCTTCGCGAGTTTGAAGACGTCGTCGGGCGTCTTTTCCGTCACAGAGTGCTCCTTTACTTGGTGAGATCCGCGGCCTGACGCTAGGGAGCAGATGTTGCCCGTCAGTCAACCCGATGTTGCGCGCACGTTACGTGACCATGCCACACGCAAAAAGTGGCCGCTTTGGCGGCGGGTTCTATTGTGGGGCCATGGATCGCAAGATCGTATCTTTTCTGGTGACAGAGCGCACCGGCCGCCCACCGTTCCGGGCCGGGCCCACCATTTATTCGGACCCCGGTCCGCGCCGATGATGCCGGAATCGCGATCCGCATACCCCGGCGAAAAGCTGGGATTGCCCGAGAATGGGTCGGGCTCGCTGGCGCGGATGGGACGCCGGCTGGGCGCCCTGACGATCGACTGGCTGATCGCGTTGGGCCTGGCGGCGCTGGTCATGCGTTTCGGGTTGATCCCCCAAGGGGCGCTGGCCACCGCCGAGCTGGTGATCTGGTTCATGTTGGGCGTGGTCTCGCTGCGCTTGTTCGGCTTCACGCCCGGCCAGCTGGCGCTGGGCCTGCGGGTGGTGACGGTGGACGGGCGCGGGCAGGTCGGCACAGGTCGCGCGGTGGTGCGCGGCCTGCTCGTCGGGATGGTGGTCCCGGCGCTGTTCACCGACTGGGACGGGCGCGGGCTGCAGGATCGGCTGACCGCGACGGCCGTGGTGAGGCGCTGACGTTTCTCGGTGGCGGCGACCCGCTACGCCCGGCTAATCCTGTAGCGGCGACCCGCTGCGCCCGGCTACGCCGCGCTTGCGATCGCCACCGCCTCGCTTGCGATCGCCGCGGAGCCGGCGACTACTTGCGGCGCACGGTGCGCTGCACGCCACGCATCTTGCCGGCGTTGGGCAGCGGACCCTTGGGCATGATGGCGGCCCCGGCACGCGTCCCCAGCGCGGCCAACCGGGACTCCAGCGTGTCCATCTGCTTGACGGTGATGTTGGCCGGCAACCGGGTGAGATGGCGCTCCAGCTTGGCCAGCGGGACCTCGTCCTCGCCGTTGCCGACGATGATGTCGTAGATCGGCACGTCCCCGATCAGGCGGGCGGTGCGCTTCTTCTCCTGCGCCAGCAGCGGGCGCACCCGAGTGGCCGACCCCTCGCCGACCAGGATCACGCCGGGCCGGCCGATGACGCGGTGAACGGCGTCGAAGTGACCGGTCGCGGCCACGCCCGGGGTCACTCGCCACTTACCGCGCAGGTTGTCCAATGCCCATGCCGCCGCCCCGGTTTGGCCTTCGGCCTTGCGGTAGACCGATTTCTGGGCGCGGCGCCCGAAGACGATGAATGCGACCAGCCCGCCCAGCACCACACCGAGCGGGATCAAGGTGATCATCGTCAGGCCGCCGGCCCAGAGCCCGACGCCCACCGAGATGCCCACGATCAGCACGAAGGCGCCGATCATGTACGGCAGCAGGCGCTTGTCCTCCTGGCGCTGCAGGTTGAACGCCTGCCACAACTGGGTGCGGCGCTCCCGCGCGGCGGCCTTGCGGGCAGCCTGCGCCTGCGCTCGGGCGGCCTTGTTCTCAGCGGCAGTGCGGGTTTTAGCCATAGTCAAAGGATACGTAGGGCCGCGCCAGGCAAACTCCGCTACCGTGCCCCGGCGTCCGAGGCGCGGGCGGCGGCCGCCTGCTGATAGAGCCGCCCCGCGCGATAGGAGGAGCGGACCAGCGGTCCGGACAACACCCCGGAGAAACCGAGCTGCTCGGCGTGCTGTGCGAACTCGACGAACTCCTCGGGCTTCACCCACCGCTCGACGGGGTGGTGCCGCGCCGACGGGCGCAGGTACTGGGTGATGGTGATGATGTCGCAGCCGGCGTGGCGCAGGTCGGCCAAGGCGGTGCGCACCTCGTCGGGGGTTTCGCCCAGACCGAGAATGAGGTTGCTCTTGGTGACCAGCCCGAAATCGCGCGCCGCGGTGAGCACGTCGAGGCTGCGCTGGTAGGTGAAGGCGGGCCGGATGCGCTTGAAGATGCGCGGCACCGTTTCGACGTTGTGCGCCAACACTTCCGGGCGTGACTCGAAGACCTCGGCCAGTCGGCCGGGCTCGCCGTTGAAGTCGGGGATCAACAGCTCGACGCCGGTCGACGGGTTGAGCTCCTTGATGGCGCGCACCGTCTCGGCGTAGAGCCACGCGCCGCCGTCGGGCAGGTCGTCGCGGGCCACCCCGGTGACCGTGGCGTAGCGCAGTCCCATCGTGCGCACGCTGTCGGCCACCCGCCGGGGCTCGTCGCGGTCCAGCTCGGCGGGCTTGCCGGTGTCGATCTGGCAGAAGTCGCAGCGACGGGTGCACTGGTCGCCGCCGATCAGGAAGGTGGCCTCGCGGTCTTCCCAGCATTCGAAGATGTTGGGGCAGCCGGCCTCTTCGCAGACCGTGTGCAGCCCCTCGCGCCGGACCAGGCTCTTGAGCTCGGTGTATTCCGGGCCCATCCGGGCCCGCACCCTGATCCACGGCGGCTTGCGCTCGATCGGGGTTTCGGCGTTGCGCACTTCCAGGCGCAGGAGTTTGCGTCCCTCGGGTGCGACAGTCACATCGCTGATGCTACGCGGGCGGCAGGTGCGTGGTCTTGCACCGGCAGGACCCCGTCCAAGGCGTCGCACACCGCGTCGGCGACGGTGGTGCGTATGTCGTCGACGGTCACCGGGCGGCGCAATTCGGCCGACATGGACGTCACCCCGGCGTCGCCGATGCCGCACGGCACGATGGCGTTGAACGCGCTCAGGTCGCAGTCACAGTTGAGCGCGAACCCGTGCAGGGTGGTGGCGCGCGATACCCGCACGCCGATGGCGGCGACCTTGCGGTCGGGCCGGCCCTCGTCGCCCGGCACCCACACCCCGGACCGGCCCGGGACGCGCACCGTGTCCAGGCCCAGGTCGGCGCACACCTTGATCAGCGCTTCCTCGAGCCGTCGCACGTAGTTCACCACGTCGAGCGGTTCGGCCAGGCCGATGATCGGATATCCCACCAGTTGGCCGGGACCGTGCCAGGTGATCTTGCCGCCGCGATCAGTGTCGACCACGGTGGTACCGTCCATCGGCCGCTCGTGCGGTTCGGTGCGCCGGCCCGCGGTGTAGACCGCCGGGTGCTCCAGCAACAGCAATGTGTCGCTGCCGCCCGCGACGCGGGCGTCGGCCAGCTCGCGCTGCTGCTGCCAGGCCACGCGGTAGTCGACGGTGCCGAGCTGGCGGACGTCGATCAGGGACCGGCTGGACCGGATGGAATCGATCACGTTCGCGACGGTACTCGGCTTGCGCGCGCCAGGCCCAATCCGGTCGACGCGCGGCTGTGGCTAGTCGTGCTCGCGCCGGGCCGTCGCGTAGCCGAGCGCCTCGCCAATGGTGTTGTGGTGGAACACAAAACCGGCGCGCTCCAGCACCGACGGGATCGCCCGCTGCCCCGTCAGCAGGCCTTCGTCGGCGAACTCTCCCAGTCCGGCCCGCACGGCGAAACCGGGCAGCATCAACGGCGTCGGGCGGTTGACCGCCCGCCCGAACGCGGTGGTGAATTCGGCGTTGGTGACCGGCGCGGGCCCGGTCATGTTCACCGGCCCCGACAGCGCGGTGTTCGATATCGCGAACAGCAGCGCCCGCACTTCGTCTTCGAGCGTGATCCACGACATGTATTGCCGCCCGCTGCCCAGCCGGGCCCCCAGGCCCGCCCGGAACAGCGGCCGCAACCGGCCCAGCGCGCCGCCGGCGGGGGAGAACACCAGCCCGGTGCGGGCCAGCACCACCCGGGCGCCGCCGTATTGCGCCGGCAGCGTGGCGGCTTCCCACTCCTCACAGAGCCGGGCGAGGAAACCGCTTCCGGCACGGTCGTTTTCGTCGACCACGCGGTCCTTGGTGTTTCCGTAGAAGCCCACCGCGCTGGCGTTGATCAGGGTTGCCACCCCGGCGTCGGCGACGGCGTGCGCCAGGACTTCGGTGGGGGCGATGCGGCTGTCCCGCAGGCTCTGCTTGAAGGCGCCAGACCACCGGCGCTTGCCGATGTTGACGCCGCACAGATTGACGACGGCGTCGACGTCGCCGAGCGTGTCGGGGTCGAGGTCGCCGCTCTCGGGGTTCCAGTGCACCTCGTCGGCGTTGCTCGGGGCGCGGCGCACGATGCGCAGCACCCGGTGATCGGCGGCCCGCAGGGCCGCGGTGAGGGCGGAGCCGATCAGGCCGGACGACCCCGCGACCGCGACGACGAACTTTTGACCGGCCACGTTCGCGCTCAGAGGCCGAGGTCGGCCTCGAACGCTCCCTCTTCGAGCCGATGCTTGATCGTGGTCAGGAACCGCCCGGCGTCCGCGCCGTCGATGAGCCGGTGGTCATAGGTCAGCGGCAGGTAGCAGATCGAGCGGACACCGATCGATTCGTTACCGAACTCGTCGACGATCACCCGCGGACGCTTGACGATCGCGCCGGTGCCCAGCATCGCGGCCTGCGGCGGAACCAGGATCGGGGTGTCGAACAGCGCGCCCTGGCTGCCGATGTTGGTGATCGTGAAGGTGCCGCCCGAGAGCTCGTCGGGTTTGAGGTTGCCCGACCGGGCGCGCGCGGCGATGTCGGCGATCGCCCGGGCCAGCCCGGCCAGCGACAGGTCGCCGGCGTTGTGCACGACGGGGGAGAGCAAACCCTGTTCGGTGTCGACCGCGAAGCCGAGGTGCTCGGCGTCGTAGTAGGTGATCTCCTTGGTTTCCTCGTTGTAACTCGCGTTCACGTTCGGGTGGATCTTCAGGGCGTCGATCACCGCGCGGGCGATGAACGGCAAGAAGGTCAGGTTCACGCCTTCGCGTTCGGCGAACGCCGTCTTGGCCCTGGTCCTCAACCCGACCAGCCTGGTCATGTCGACCTCGTGGGTCTGGGTGAGTTGGGCTGTGGCCTGCAGGGATTCGCGCGTCTTGTTGGCGGTGATCTGGCGGATCCGGCTGGCCTTCTGAGTGGTGCCCCGCAGGTGCGCCAGCGCCGGCGCCGGGGTGGGCGCGGGAGCGGCCTTGCGGGCCTCGGCGGGCGCGGCGGCCGGCGCCGCCGCGGGGGCCTTGTCGGCCTGCTGCTTGCGCTCGGCGGCCGCCAGCACGTCTTGCTTGCGGATGCGACCGCCCACCCCGGTGCCGGTGACCGAGGTCAGGTCGATGTTGTTCTCGGCGGCCAGTTTTCGCACCAGCGGCGTCACATAGGGGGTGCCGTCGCCGCTCGCGTCCGCCGGCTGCGCCTGTGCCGGTTGGGCTTTCGGCTCGGGCGCGGCCTTCGGCTGCGGCGCGGGGGCCGGGGTGGGTTCGGGCTTCGGCTGCGCCTGGGGCTGGGGTGTGGGTTCCGGCTTGGGTTCGGCTCTGGGCGCGGGCGGCGGCTGCGGCGCGGCGGGGGCCGCGGGCGCGGCGGCGTCGGAGCCGGTGCCGATGCGGGCCAGCTCGCCGCCGACGGGCACGGTGGCGTCTTCCTCGGCGGTGATGCTGATCAGCACACCGGCCACCGGTGACGGGATCTCCGTGTCCACCTTGTCGGTGGACACTTCGACCAGCGCATCGTCGACCTGGACCGAATCGCCGACCTTCTTGAGCCAGCGGGTCACGGTGCCCTCGGCCACCGACTCACCGAGTTCGGGCATCAACACCGGGGTCGCGTCGCCGCCACCGGAGCTCTGCTGGGCGGGTTGGGGCTCCGGCTGGGCCTGCGGCTGCGGCTCGGGTTCGGGTTCGGGCTGCGCGGGGGCTGCGGGCTGCGCCTGCGGCTCGGGCTGGCTCGGCGCCTGGGACCCGCCGTCCTCGGCACCGTCGCCGATCACGGCCAGCTCGCCGCCGACCTCGACGGTGTCGTCTTCCTGGGCGACGATCTTGGTCAGCACACCCGCGGCCGGCGACGGGATCTCGGTGTCGACCTTGTCGGTCGACACCTCGACGAGCGGCTCGTCGAGTTCAACCGTGTCGCCTTCCTGTTTGAGCCAGCGGGTGACCGTCCCCTCGGTGACGCTCTCACCGAGTGCCGGCATCTGGACGGAGAAGGCCATCTTTTTTGACTCCTCGATCGCTCGTGGGTCGGGGCGGGTCGTTCAGCTCGCGTGTGGAAGGCGAAGTAGCAATCCAAAACTATCCTGTCACTGCGCCTTCGTCGGCACACATCCAGGGCAGACAGCGCGCGCTGGCCGGGTGACACCGATCACGCTTGCTACCGTGTGGCCACTGCAGCCAGAGCGGGGAGGTCCGATGCCGCCATCACCACAGCTACCCCAACATTTCGTCGACAGCGCCGACGGCGCGCGCATCGCCGTCTACGAAGAGGGCAACCCCGACGGCCCCACGGTGGTCTTGGTGCACGGCTTCCCCGACTCGCATGTGCTCTGGGACGGGGTCGTGCCGCTGCTCGCCGAGCGGTTCCGGATCCTGCGCTACGACAACCGCGGGGTCGGCCTGTCCTCGGTGCCCAAGCCGGTGTCGGCCTACAGCATGGACCGCTTCGCCGACGACTTCGCCGCGGTGACCGCCGAACTGAGCCCGGGCAAGCCCGTGCATGTGCTGGCCCACGACTGGGGCTCGGTGGGGCTGTGGCACTACCTCAAGCGCCCCGGCGCGGGTGACCGGGTGGCCACGTGCACGTCGGTGTCCGGACCCAGCCAAGACCAGCTGGTCGACTACATCTTCACCGGTCTGCGGGCGCCGTGGCGTCCCCGCACCTTCGCCCGGGCGATCAGCCAGGCGCTGCGGTTCACCTACATGCTGCTGTTCTCGATCCCGGTGCTGGCCCCGTTGTTCCTGCGGCTGACGCTGTCGGTCCCGGCGCTGCGCCGCAACGCGGTCGACAACATTCCCGTCGAGCAGATCCACCATTCCGACAAGCTCGCGCGAGACGCCGCCCAATCGGTAAAAACCTATCCCGCCAACTACTTTCGCTCGTTCACCGGTCGCAAGGAGGGCGTCGCGGTCATCGACGTGCCCGTGCAGCTGATCGTCAACACCGAGGACAAGTACGTGCGGCCGTACGGATACGACCACACCCCGCGCTTCGTGCCGCGGCTGTGGCGCCGCGACATCCGGGCCGGTCACTTCTCCCCGATGTCGCACCCGCAGGTGATGGCGGCGGCGGTGCACGACTTCGCCGACCTGGCCGAGGGCAAGCCGCCCGGCCGCGCGCTGCTGCGCGCCCAGGTGGGGCGCCCCCGCGGGGCGTTCGGCGACACCCTGGTGTCGGTCACCGGCGCCGGCAGCGGGATCGGGCGCGCGACCGCGTTCGCGTTCGCCCGCGAGGGCGCCGAGCTGGTGATCAGCGATATCGACGAAGCGGCCGTCAAGGCCACGGCCGCCGAGATCGCCACCCGGGGCGGCGTCGCGCACGCCTACGTGCTCGACGTGTCCGACGCGCAGGCAGTGGAGGGGTTCGCCGAGCGGGTCAGCGCCGAGCACGGCGTGCCTGACATCGTCGTCAACAACGCCGGCATCGGGCAGGCGGGCGGGTTCCTGGACACCCCGGCCGAGCAGTTCGACCGGGTGCTCGACGTCAACCTCGGCGGGGTGGTGAACGGCTGCCGCTCCTTCGGGCGGCGACTGGTGGAGCGCGGCACCGGCGGCTACATCGTCAACGTGTCGTCGATGGCCGCCTACGCCCCGCTGCAGTCGCTGAGCGCCTATTGCACGTCCAAGGCGGCGACGTACATGTTCTCGGACTGCCTGCGCGCCGAACTCGACGCCGCCGGCGTGGGGCTGAGCACGATCTGTCCCGGCGTCATCGACACCAACATCATCAGCACCACCCGGTTCGACGCGCCCGCGGGAAAGCAGGCCGACGCCGTCGACGGGCGCCGCGGGCAGCTCGGCAAGATGTTCACGCTGCGGCATTACGGCCCCGACAAGGTCGCCGACGCCATCCTGTCGTCGGTCAAGAAGAAGAAACCGATCCGTCCCGTAGCGCCGGAAGCCTATGCGCTGTACGGGCTTTCGCGGGTGGCGCCGCAGGGCCTGCGTAACGCGGCGCGGATACGGGTGATCTAAGCCGGGCTAGGCACGGGGTCCGGCCGCCCCGCGGCGCCCGGTCAGCAACGTCGCGCCGATCCCGATGACCCCGAGCACCGCCAGCGGGATGGCCCACGCGCGGCGGCCGCCCACCGACGACTGGCACTGCGCGACAAAGTCGGTGTGCGGGACGATTTGGTTGAGGATCGGGATATTCGCGCCATTGCTGTTGTTCGCGCTTCTGGCCTCGGAAAGATCAGTCGCGACCGCGTTCCCGCAGCCCACCGAATGGCCATTGCTGTCGGTCACCGACACCGGCGCCAACAAACCGATGACCCCGGCCAACAGCAGTACCGCGCCCACACCGATGATCAACCGTCGCGCCGTCATGGTTTGCCTTTCGCGCCTTTTCCTGCCCGGGATTACGACCGCTAGCAGATTAACCGGAGCGCAGCGCCGGTAAACCCGGACGGATACAGCGCCGGTTGGTGGGTATCCCGCCGCGGTGGCCCAAACGGACCCAGGAGGGAAGGGACTTGTGGTGATCACTGCAACGCGAGAGGTGCCTGTCCCGTGCGAGCGCGTCTGGGAGGTGCTTGCACAGGGCTGGACCTACACCCAGTGGGTGGTCGGCAACAGCCGCATGCGTGCCGTGGATCCGAACTGGCCGGCGCCCGGCTCCTCGATCAGGCATTCCATCGGGATCTGGCCGCTGGTGATCAACGACGCCACGATCGTGGAGGAGAGCGAACCGCCGCACAGGCTGGTGTTGTGCGCCCGCTTGGGGCCGATGGGCGCCGCGCGGATCACGATGCTGCTGCACGAGATCCCGCAGGGGTGCCGGATCGAAATGATCGAGGTGCCGGTCGAAGGCCCGATGGGGCTGGTCCCCGATGCGATCGCGTTGGCCGCCGCGTACCCGCGCAACGTGGAATGCCTGCTGCGACTGGCAGCCCTGGCGGAACGCCTGGAGCCGAGCCAGGTGAAGTGACGGTGCGTGACACCGCCGACGCGGTCGTCATCGGGGCGGGGCACCACGGGCTGGTCGCCGCCGCGATGCTGGCCGACGCCGGGTGGGACGTGCTGGTGCTCGAAGCCCAGCCGGAACCCGGTGGCGCGGTGCGCAGCGCCGAGCTGACGCCGGGCTACATCACCGACCTGTTCAGCTCGTACTACCCGATGACGGTGGCTTCGCCCGCGATTGCGGCGCTGCAGCTCGAGGACCACGGCCTGCGGTGGTCACACGCGCCGGCGGTGGTCGGCCATCCCCGCGCGGGCGCCGACGACGACCCGCCCATCATCTACCGTGACCCGGCGCGCACGGCCGCGGAATTCGCGCGCCGCGAGCCCGCCGACGGCGAAAACTGGTGGCGCGTCGTGAAGTTGTGGGAAGACATCAAGTCGCCGCTGCTCGACGCCATGCTGGCCCCCTTCCCGCCCGTGCGCCCGCTGCTACGGCTGCTGACGAAACTCGGTACGTCGGACGCGATCCGGGTCGCGCGGCTGCTGGTCCAGCCCGCCAACACCATGGTGAGTGAGCTGTTCGCCGGTGAGGCGCCGCGAGTGTTGTTGTTGGGCAACGCCATGCATGCCGACGCCCCGCCCGACGCCCCCATCAGCGGCGCCATGGGGTTTCTGATGACCATGCTGGCCCAGGACTGCGGCTGGCCGGTACCGGTCGGGGGTTCGGGCCAATTGACGGCCGCGCTGGTCAACCGTGCCCGCTCGGCGGGGGCGCGAATCGAGTGCAACGAGAACGTTTCTCGCATCGAGGTGCGGGGCGGGCGGGCGGTCGGGGTGACGACGGCCGGGGGGCGCACGGTGTGGGCGCGCCGCGCGGTCGTGGCCGACGTGACGGCACCACGACTGTTCTGCGACATGCTGCCCACCGACGCGGTGCCGCCCAAGGTGCGCCGCGACCTCGAGCACTTCATCTGGGATCCGCCAGTGGTCAAGGTCAACTACGCGCTGCGCGGGCCGGTGCCGTGGCGGGCGCAACGGCTGCGCGAGGTGGGCACCGTCCACCTCGGGGCCGACGGCGACGGGCTGGTGCGCTGGATGGCCGACCTGAACACCAAGACGGTGCCCGAGCATCCCTTCATGCTGTTGGGGCAGACCACCACCGCAGATCCCACCCGGTCGCCGGCGGGCACCGAAAGCGTCTGGGCCTACACGCATTTGCCGCGCAACATCGCCGACGACGCCTCGGCCGAACGGCTCGCTGAATCGGTGGACCGGGTCATCGAGGAGCACGCGCCGGGCTTCGGCGCGGCGGTGATCGACCGGTTCGTGCAACGCCCGTCGGACCTGGAGGCCAGCGACGCCAACCTGCACCTGGGCGCGCTCAACGGCGGCACGGCGCAGCTTCACCAGATGCTGATCTTTCGCCCCGCCGCCGGAATGGGCCGGGCCGAAACCCCGGTCGAGGGGCTGTATTTGGGCAGTGCCTCGGCCACCCCGGGCGGTTCCGTGCACGGCGCCTGCGGGCGCAACGCGGCCAACGCCGCGCTGGCCGCCAACGGGATCAGCGGCTGGCCGCGGCGCCGGTTGACCCGCGCCGCGATGTCGCTGCTGACGAAGTAGTGCGCGCTTTCTCTCGGTCGCTGACCGTCACGCCGCCGTGACGCTCGGCGAGCACGCAGCCCCTTGCTAGCCGTTTTCGCAGATGTCCTCGAGCACCGCGAACATGGTGCGGACCGGCACACCCGTGGCGCCCTTGGGCGAATACCCCCACGGTCCGCCGGTGTTGTAGGCCGGCCCGGCCACGTCGATGTGTGCCCACCCCACGCCGTCGGCGACGAACTCGCGCAGGAACACGCCCGCGACCAGCATGCCGGCGAAGCGCTGCCCGCTGATGTTCGACAGGTCGGCCACCGTGGACTTCAGGTCTTCCTTGAGTTCGTCGGGAAGCGGCATCGGCCAACCGTTTTCGCCCACCCGCTGCGAGATCGCGGCCACGCGGTCGCGGAACTCGTCGCTGCCCATCACGCCGGGAATCCGGCTGCCCAGCGCCACCGTCTGCGCGCCGGTCAGCGTGGACGTCTCGATCAGATAGTCCGGGTCGTCCTCGCACGCGCGCACGATGGCGTCGGCCAGAATCAGCCGGCCCTCGGCGTCGGTGTTCTGCACCTCGACGGTGATGCCGCCGTACTGCGTCAGCACGTCACCGGGGCGCTGGGCCGTCGCCGAGGGCATGTTTTCGGCCATCGGCACGGTCGCGATCACGTCGATGGGCAGCTGCAACTGCGCGGCCAGCGCGACGGTCGCGATAACCGCCGCGGCCCCGCCCATATCCGAGGTCATATGGTGCATCCCGGCCGCCGGCTTGATCGAGATGCCGCCGGTGTCGAACGTGACGCCCTTGCCCACCAGGGCGACTCGCTTCGCCTGCTTGGACCGCTTGGCCAGCTTCGAACCCCGATGGGTCAGCCGCACCAGCCGCGGCGGCCGCGACGACCCCTGGCCGACACCGATGATCCCGCCGTAGCCGCCCTTCTGCAGCGCCTTGTCGTCGAGCACCTCCACCTCGAGGCCCACCGACTCGCCCAAAGCCCTTGCGCGCTTGGCGAATTCGTCAGGAAACAGGTGGCTCGGCGGGGTGTTGACGAAGTCGCGCGCGGTGGCGACGGCCGTTGCGACGGCCGCACCGTGCGCGGCGTCCTTCTTGGCGTCCTTAGCGGTCGCGAGCACCGTGATCTTGCCCAGCCCTTTATCTTTGGGCGCGGTCTTGGGGCTGCGGAAATCGGTGAATCGGTAGCTGCCCAGGATCAGGCCTTCGACGGCGGCCGAGGCGACGCCCTCCCCGGGCAGCTCGCCGAGCGTGGTGAGCACGGCCGCGGTGTTGCCGAGCGAGCGCGCGGCCACACCGGCGGCGCGGCGGACCGTGTCGGCCGGCCACTCAGGTCGCGGCTTGCCCAGGCCGATCGTCAGCACGCTGGACACCGGCAGCGACGGCACCACCAGCCGGTGCACCTGGTCGGCGCCGCCGGTGGCCTCCAGGGCGCGCAGCCCGGATTCGATCTCGGCGATCGCGCCCGAGGACAGGAACGGCTCGGCCGAAGCGACGGCCGCGCCCGGCTTGTCGTCGTCGCCCGTGGAGACGACGGGCACGATCAGCACGGTGGACGCGGTGGCGCGCCGGGGCAGCGAGGAGGCGACACTGACAGCGGGGGAGGCGTAACCGGGTTCGTTGCTCATCCGCATCACCCTAACGGGCCGCCCGGCGCGGCCCCTTAGGGTGAAGAGTCGTGAGCAACGAAGCCGACCTTCTGCACGGACCGTTAGAAGACCGTCACCGCGACCTGGGCGCCAGCTTCGCCGAGTTCGGCGGCTGGCTGATGCCGGTGTCGTATGCGGGCACGGTCAGCGAGCACACCGCGACGCGCAACGCCGTCGGCCTGTTCGACGTCAGCCACCTGGGCAAGGCGTTGGTGCGCGGGCCGGGCGCCGCGCGGTTCGTCAACGCCGCGCTCACCAACGACCTCAACCGGATCGGGCCCGGCAAGGCGCAATACACCCTGTGCTGCACCGAATCCGGCGGCGTGGTCGACGACCTGATCGCCTACTACGTCGACGACGACGAGATCTTTCTGGTGCCCA
The sequence above is drawn from the Mycobacterium marseillense genome and encodes:
- the sucB gene encoding 2-oxoglutarate dehydrogenase, E2 component, dihydrolipoamide succinyltransferase gives rise to the protein MAFSVQMPALGESVTEGTVTRWLKQEGDTVELDEPLVEVSTDKVDTEIPSPAAGVLTKIVAQEDDTVEVGGELAVIGDGAEDGGSQAPSQPEPQAQPAAPAQPEPEPEPQPQAQPEPQPAQQSSGGGDATPVLMPELGESVAEGTVTRWLKKVGDSVQVDDALVEVSTDKVDTEIPSPVAGVLISITAEEDATVPVGGELARIGTGSDAAAPAAPAAPQPPPAPRAEPKPEPTPQPQAQPKPEPTPAPAPQPKAAPEPKAQPAQAQPADASGDGTPYVTPLVRKLAAENNIDLTSVTGTGVGGRIRKQDVLAAAERKQQADKAPAAAPAAAPAEARKAAPAPTPAPALAHLRGTTQKASRIRQITANKTRESLQATAQLTQTHEVDMTRLVGLRTRAKTAFAEREGVNLTFLPFIARAVIDALKIHPNVNASYNEETKEITYYDAEHLGFAVDTEQGLLSPVVHNAGDLSLAGLARAIADIAARARSGNLKPDELSGGTFTITNIGSQGALFDTPILVPPQAAMLGTGAIVKRPRVIVDEFGNESIGVRSICYLPLTYDHRLIDGADAGRFLTTIKHRLEEGAFEADLGL
- a CDS encoding SDR family oxidoreductase — translated: MPPSPQLPQHFVDSADGARIAVYEEGNPDGPTVVLVHGFPDSHVLWDGVVPLLAERFRILRYDNRGVGLSSVPKPVSAYSMDRFADDFAAVTAELSPGKPVHVLAHDWGSVGLWHYLKRPGAGDRVATCTSVSGPSQDQLVDYIFTGLRAPWRPRTFARAISQALRFTYMLLFSIPVLAPLFLRLTLSVPALRRNAVDNIPVEQIHHSDKLARDAAQSVKTYPANYFRSFTGRKEGVAVIDVPVQLIVNTEDKYVRPYGYDHTPRFVPRLWRRDIRAGHFSPMSHPQVMAAAVHDFADLAEGKPPGRALLRAQVGRPRGAFGDTLVSVTGAGSGIGRATAFAFAREGAELVISDIDEAAVKATAAEIATRGGVAHAYVLDVSDAQAVEGFAERVSAEHGVPDIVVNNAGIGQAGGFLDTPAEQFDRVLDVNLGGVVNGCRSFGRRLVERGTGGYIVNVSSMAAYAPLQSLSAYCTSKAATYMFSDCLRAELDAAGVGLSTICPGVIDTNIISTTRFDAPAGKQADAVDGRRGQLGKMFTLRHYGPDKVADAILSSVKKKKPIRPVAPEAYALYGLSRVAPQGLRNAARIRVI
- a CDS encoding aminopeptidase; the encoded protein is MTARRLIIGVGAVLLLAGVIGLLAPVSVTDSNGHSVGCGNAVATDLSEARSANNSNGANIPILNQIVPHTDFVAQCQSSVGGRRAWAIPLAVLGVIGIGATLLTGRRGAAGPRA
- a CDS encoding SRPBCC family protein; this encodes MITATREVPVPCERVWEVLAQGWTYTQWVVGNSRMRAVDPNWPAPGSSIRHSIGIWPLVINDATIVEESEPPHRLVLCARLGPMGAARITMLLHEIPQGCRIEMIEVPVEGPMGLVPDAIALAAAYPRNVECLLRLAALAERLEPSQVK
- a CDS encoding phytoene desaturase family protein; translation: MTVRDTADAVVIGAGHHGLVAAAMLADAGWDVLVLEAQPEPGGAVRSAELTPGYITDLFSSYYPMTVASPAIAALQLEDHGLRWSHAPAVVGHPRAGADDDPPIIYRDPARTAAEFARREPADGENWWRVVKLWEDIKSPLLDAMLAPFPPVRPLLRLLTKLGTSDAIRVARLLVQPANTMVSELFAGEAPRVLLLGNAMHADAPPDAPISGAMGFLMTMLAQDCGWPVPVGGSGQLTAALVNRARSAGARIECNENVSRIEVRGGRAVGVTTAGGRTVWARRAVVADVTAPRLFCDMLPTDAVPPKVRRDLEHFIWDPPVVKVNYALRGPVPWRAQRLREVGTVHLGADGDGLVRWMADLNTKTVPEHPFMLLGQTTTADPTRSPAGTESVWAYTHLPRNIADDASAERLAESVDRVIEEHAPGFGAAVIDRFVQRPSDLEASDANLHLGALNGGTAQLHQMLIFRPAAGMGRAETPVEGLYLGSASATPGGSVHGACGRNAANAALAANGISGWPRRRLTRAAMSLLTK